Below is a genomic region from Candidatus Obscuribacterales bacterium.
TTTTGCTGTAGTGGTTGCTTTCAATCAGGACCCGATGTTGGGATTAATGACAATTGGTCTATTTGTGCTTGAGCAGTGGGTGGAAAGTAATATCATTGTGCCGCAATTGCTTGGTAAAGCTGTTGACGTACATCCGGTAATTATTCTCTTTGCCATCTTAATCGGTGCATCACTGATGGGTGTAATGGGCGCCTTGGTTGCCGTGCCGGTTGTAGCTGCGAGCTTGTACCTGGCTGACGAATTTTATGTAAAACCGTTAAACGAGTAGCAAGTCTTACGACTCGAACTTCGCATCGCTGCTGGAAGATTTCTCGACTTCGGGCTGCGCCCTCCGCTCGAAATGACAAAGGGGGCTATTCTTTAACCAATGTCGCGGACTTGAGGAAGTCTAGCCATTTGGTGCGTTCGGCTTCGCTCAGGAATTGAGTTTTTTTGACGTAGTGCACCATGTGTATGCCTTGCTCGCCGAGGATGATGCGATCCATTTCGTCTTGGTCGGGGTCTTCTTTGGAGCCATTGAGAACCCATTCGACAATTACATCGTTTGGTTTGTTGAGGTAATACATGACTTTTACGTTTGGCTCTTTCTTTCTAATTTGTTTGATAAAGCCGGCAGCAAACTCTTCGCAATTTATCTTTTCCTGCAATCCCGGATAAAACTCAAAAGTGATGAGTTCCTTCCAGTTCTCGACGTTCTGTCCTTTAGGCACGAATTCTAGGATGTAGACTTCGCTCGATTTATTTGACCAACCTAATTCCCAATCTTTTTCATCAATGGCAAAATTCAGTTTTATGGCTTCATGCCACTCTTCTGCAATGGATGCCTGAGGAACCATCAGCACACTTAAGCAGACAAGAATTTTCAGCAGATTCTTCATGCTTTTATTCTGCCTTCTGATCCGATTGCCTCTGTTATGGACATCCCTTGCGATTTGAGCAATGCCGACAACTCTTCGCAAATTTGTTTCGGCAATGTGGGCCCTTCATAAATTAACCCGGTATAGATTTCTACAACAGTTGCACCGGCGGCAATGTAATCAAAAGCATCTTGTCCTGAAAATATTCCACCTACGCCAATAATTGTTTGATTGGCGTCTTTCAATTTCGCGATGCGACGGCACAAAGACAATCCCAAGTCTTTTAGTGGACGTCCACTTAATCCACCTGTACCAATCTGTTCGATCATTTGAGAATTACTGCGCAGAGACTTGCGTGTTGTTGTCGTGTTACCGCAGACATAACCGGCAAGATTGTTGCCGATAGATTCTTCCACCATGTCGTGCAACAACTCGTCACTGCTGTCTGGTGACAATTTGACAAACAAAGGCAATTTTCCTAAGTTCAATTTTTGCACTTCCGAAAAGATAGTGCCAAGTTGTTTTTTCTCTTCCAGTATTCCTTCTTTGGTATTTGGACAACTGGCATTAATCGTCACGTAAATAGCAGGCAGATCTTTTACGGCTTTGAAGCTGTGGAGAATATCTTCGACGGCGAGATCACCTTTTATCGAAGGGTCGTTTGTTTTTGCGATGTTTATGCCGATTGGTAATGAGAGATTTGTTGTTTTAAGCCGTTGCGCAACAACTTCAGCTCCATCTCCGTTTAGTCCTAATCTGTTGATCAATCCCTCGTCATCGACCAAACGAAAGAGCCTCGGTTTGGGATTGCCTGCGCTTGGCTTGCCGGTGACGGAGCCAATTTCCGCAAACCCGAAGCCAATGTTTCCAAGCATCGATGCCAACAAGCCGTTCTTGTCGAAGCCGGCAGCTAGCCCGACTGGATTTTCCAGTTTGGTGCCGGCAAGATTTACTGAAAGGTCCGTACCTTGATATTTGAGGTCATTTGCAAACAGCGGAAATAAGGAGCCTGCCAAGTGTCCAGCTTCATGCGCCAGTCTGTGTGCGGACTCCGAATCGAGCTTGAAAAGCAGTGGTCGAATATATTGCTTATAGAAAAGGGCGTGATCCATATATAACAGGATATAACACGCATTAAATTAGCGGTGAAAGCAACTCATAGAATAAAATCGAATAAAAAGCATGCGAACTTCCGATAACATATAGGCGTTGCCTTTAGAGGAAGAAACAATGCTTGTGGAAGAACGACTGAGCGCTCCGATTACTCATTCAGGAAAGGACGCGGCATCGCCTCGTGAAATCTCTGCCTGGGTGATATATCACTTTGCCAACTCAGGTTTTTCCGCAGTTGTGCTGACGGCGGTATTCAATGCATTTTTTGTAAATGTGATCGCTAAAGGTGCCGGCTTTGATCAAGGCACTTCCACACTTCTCTGGACATTGGTAATTGCTGTAGCCAATCTCTTTGTCGTTGCCAGCGCTCCGGCTTTAGGTGCACTTGCTGACTACAGCGCAGCGAAAAAGAAAATTCTTCTAGTCGCCACAATAGGTGGGGTAATATTCACCGCGCTTCTTTCTCTGACAGCTCCAGGAACAGTCGTACTTGCTTCAGGTCTTCTCATTGCTGCATGTTTGATGTGCGCCACGGCTGAAGATATGATCGCGGCATTTTTGCCTGAAATTTCCACGACTGAAAAAATGGGACGCACATCAGCCTATGGTTGTATGGCTAGCCACCTAGGTTGCCTGCTTGTTTTGGGACTTTGCTTGGCATACGTTAGCTGGGCTCAGTCAATGGGACAAACAGAAGCACAATTTGTGCCGATGACTATGATAATTGTTGCTGCCATTTACGCTGTCTTTTCCGTACCGATATTTTTGTGGTTGAAAGAGCGTGCTGTTGAGCAACACTTGCCGCAAGGACAGAGCCTTTGGCAGCATGGATTTATAAGATTGAAAGAGACCATGAATCATGCTCGTCATTTTCAAGACTTGTTCCGGTTTTTAGCCACGCTTCTAGTCTATTCAAGTGGAACAGCTACGGTTGTTGTCTTAGCGGCCGTTTATGCGCAACAAGTGATGGGCTTCAAGTTGAATGAAACCATCATTATGATTTTGCTGGTAAATCTAACTGCAGCTATTGGAGCATTTGCATTTGGTTTTGTTCAAGACAAGCTTGGTTCAAAACCAACTCTGGCAATCACACTTGTGCTTTGGTGTATAGCTATTTTGATGACTTTTGTCACCACCGATAAAACAATGTTTTGGGTAGCAGCAAATCTAATTGGCGTTGCTATGGGTTCAAGCTATTCTGTCGGACGCGCTCTGGTTGGACAATTTTCACCTCCTGATAGAGCCGGTGAATTTTTTGGTCTCTGGGGATTGGCAATGAAAACAGCAGCCATAATTGGACCCATCAGCTATGGGCTTATTACATATTTGAGCGCCGGTAATCACCGCATGGCTATTGCCAGCACAGCAGCATTTTTCATCATCGGTTTGATAATGCTTACGACTGTCAATGAGCGCCGCGGACGCGAAGCAGCTCTTACAACGAAGTAAGTACAGATTGCAAATCTGTTTTAAGATCGTCCATCGATTGATAACGATTCATCGGATCGAGTTCAAGCGTCTTTCTCACGATGTCGTTGAGCAAGGGCGGAATATGCGCTTCCGGATTTAGATCCATCAAGTGGGGCGGTCTTTCATGCAAACGCTTGTGAATGGTTTCCATGACGGTTTCGCCATGAAATGGTGCTTCGCCGGTAAGAGTCTCGCATATCACGCAGCCTAGTGAAAAAATATCCGCGCGCTGATCTTGTTTGCTGCTTGTGCACTGCTCAGGACTTACATACAGCGGGCTGCCGCAAAACTCGCCGGTGCGAGTCAATTGCTGTGAGGTATCAAGTAATTTGGCAATTCCGAAATCAAGCAGCTTTGGTATCTCTTCGCCGTTTTCTTCAGACAGCATGATGTTGCTGGGTTTGAGATCGCGATGGATAACGCCATGATCGTGAGCGTAAGATAATGCATCGCAGACTTTTACAAATATATTTATCGCGCGACGCACTTCCAGCCTTTGATTCAACACAAGCAGATTATATAGAGTGCGCCCCTCAATGAAATCCATCACCATAAATGGTCGACCATCACTGAGAACTCCATAGTCGTGCACCGTGGCTATGTTTGGGTGTTTCAAGCTGTCCACTGCTTGAGCCTCTCGCTTGAAACGTGCCACCACAACTTGATCGGTGGCATATTCTGGACGCAAAAGCTTAAGTGCAACAAGTTTGTCCAGAAATTTGTGGTGCGCTTTGTAAACCATACCGACGCCGCCTTCTCCTATTATCGAGATGATTTGGTATTTCTCGGCAATAATGGCGCCGTTTTCAAAATGCAAAGTGCCTTTTGGTTGTTGTCGCCGCCTAATGAGCGCCTTAATGCGCATGGAAAATTCCTTGGGATTAAACGGTTTTGTTAAATAGTCATCGGCGCCGGCATCGAAACCCGCCTCTTTGTCTTCCATCAATTTTCTGCCGGTGAGCATCAAAACAGGAGTCGTTCCGCCGGCGTCTCGAAAGTTTTTGAGAATGTCAATGCCGGACATGCCGGGCAATTCCCAGTCGAGTATAAGCAAATCAAAAGTCGTCTTTTGCAGGCATTGAAATGCATCTAGTCCATTATCGAAAACATTGACCTGGTACTCTTCCTTAAGCAAGCGCTCGTGCATCATCGCTCTTAGATCATCGTGATCTTCTACGAGCAAAATGCGAGGCATTTTATTTCCCCTGCGGACGATTAGCATTTTCAATTTGCGCCAATCGTTTTTCTACAGCTTCCGCTTCAGGAAAACGACTTGTCTTTCTAAGTAGATCTGCATAGTCTCTCAATGGTTCGTCAAGACTTATGTCGTTGGGCCCTTGAGTTTCGTATGCGCTAATTGCCTTTTTGTACATCGCCTCGGCTTCAATATATTTGTCTTGGCGCTGGTACAACAGTCCCAGGTTGGTCAAAATATCGGCAGTAGCTGGATTGTTGGCACCAAGAGTGGCTTCTCTGATTTTCAGGGCGCGGCTGTATTCGTCTTTCGCCTGTGCGTACTTGCCTGTTGCAGAATGAAGCATGCCGAGACTGTTGAGAGTCACTGCAGCAGATTCATCGTCTGGCTCGCCATCTTTAGATTTTATTGTTAGTGATCTTGTGAAGAAGTCTTCCGCTTGCTTGAATTTGCCTTGCTTGCGGTAAATGGCACCTAGATTGTCCAGACAATCGGCCACTTCTGGGCTTTCGGGACCATTGAGTCGTTCGCGAATTTGCTGGCTGTCAAACAAACATTTCTCTGCTTTCTTATAGTTTTCTGTCAGCCTGTACAAAGCACCTAAGTCATGCAAGCTGTCGCCCAATTTTTCGTTTGTAATTCCAAGTTTTTTTGCTTCAATTACAGCTTGCTCAGTCGAGCGAATCGCTTTATTGAAGTCATATTCCTGCACGGCCTTTTCCGACTCGTCCGTCAATTCTTGCCAACGCTTGCTGGCTAGGCTCTGTTGATATGGACCTTGAGGTGAAAGCATAGCCCAGCCTATGAGCAAAATACCTGCTAGGACTCCGGCTCCAATGCCGGCGTAAAGTTGCTTTTTGCTTACAGGTGGCTGCCAGCCTGTTGCTCTCAATGTCGGAGCTTTTCCGTGACTGTCTTTCCAGTCTGTAGGTCCTCCGGCAATTAGTAGGTCTTCCTTGAACTCTGCCATTGTTTGATAACGTTTGTCAGGCTCTTTGGCAAGCGCTTTCCAAACAACAGCCTCGATTGCTTCAGGAATATATTCTTCAGGAAGGGCATCGGCAAAATGCGGAGGCTCCTGAACAAGGTGTTTGTTCATGGTGTCGACGGCGTTGCTTCCGAGGCATGGCGGACGACCTGTTAGTGTTTCGTAAATCACACAACCCAGTGAATAAATGTCAGAGCGCACATCAAGTTGTCTGCCCAGGATTTGTTCAGGGCTCATGTACAGCGGTGTGCCGAAAATTTCTCCAGTCTGCGTGAGCTTCACTGCCTCTTCTCCATCACGCGGAAGCATTTTGGCAATTCCAAAGTCGACCACTTTGACTATCTCATGTCCATCCTCATCAACGGTGAGCATGATATTTGCCGGCTTAATGTCTCGGTGGATGATGTTCTTGTGGTGGGCATGTGTGAGCGCGTCGCAGGCTTGCGTGAAAATTTCTACGCAGCGTTTTACTGGTAGATGCTTCTGTTGTTTGACAATATCGGACAGGCTTTCCCCCTGCAGGTAGTCCATTACTAGATAAGGTAAACCTTGCGATGAAAGACCAAAGTCAAAAACCAAAATGACATTAGGGTGAGTAAGCGCACTTACAGCCTTTGCTTCCTGCTGGAAGCGGCTGATAGTAACAGGGTCGCTTATTAAGTCTGCATGCAGCATTTTAATTGCCACGATGCGGTCCATGAGCAGGTGCTGGCCCTTATAGACTACACTCATGCCGCCGCGTCCAATCTTGGACAAGATTTTATAGCGCCCGGCCAGCGTAGTGCCGATGAGCGAGTCTTTCAGCTGCAGCTTGGTGCCGTCCAAGGGGCAGGTGTCATTTATGCCAGGAAAGTCCGAGCCGCAGGTAGGGCAGGACTTAGTCAGCTCTCTTTCAATGCTTGATTCCATTGGAATTTGAATCCCCTAAAGAACTAGTCTAAACGAGAAACAATTACTTGGGTTGCTTATGTCAAGGCGATTGAAATATACCTCTATTTTGGCGGCTGATAATTAGTACCATCTACGATGTCTTCTATCCCAATAAGCCTCCCTATCCCATCTGTTGTGATGTTTGTACCAGCCTCTATGTAATCCATTATCGCGGCGATAGTATGGATTTACGTACGCTCTGCGTCTAAAGTTGTCGCGGTAATAAGGACTGCGGTAGTGCGTTCTACCATCAAGATCTACATACACTGATTGTCCTTGAGCAACCTGCGGCATGCTCAGCACGGAAACAAACATTGCTGTACTTAAGGTGAACCAAGCTAATCTCTTCATATTTAAACCTCCTGGGCTCAGGAAGTTTCGATGCTGTATGGGAGGAGAAGTTCCCTTTTGTTAGATCTTGAGACAGTTTGGCACAATCAACTAGTCTGATTCGTCTATATCACTTAATGGCTGTACATCAAGGCTGCGACCGCCGCTCATCATACTTGTTACCGTAGCAAGTTCGGTGACGAGTTTGGCACGGTCATTTGGGGGCACATCTAATTGCAATGCACTGCCCAAGGCATCACGTGCTTCTGAATATTTCTTCTGCACGTATAAGACGCTGGATAAGCGATGCCAGGATTTCCAGTCGCTTGATCTTAGACTGAGAGCCTTACGGTAAGCAGATTCTGCGTCTTCCATC
It encodes:
- a CDS encoding quinone-dependent dihydroorotate dehydrogenase, which encodes MDHALFYKQYIRPLLFKLDSESAHRLAHEAGHLAGSLFPLFANDLKYQGTDLSVNLAGTKLENPVGLAAGFDKNGLLASMLGNIGFGFAEIGSVTGKPSAGNPKPRLFRLVDDEGLINRLGLNGDGAEVVAQRLKTTNLSLPIGINIAKTNDPSIKGDLAVEDILHSFKAVKDLPAIYVTINASCPNTKEGILEEKKQLGTIFSEVQKLNLGKLPLFVKLSPDSSDELLHDMVEESIGNNLAGYVCGNTTTTRKSLRSNSQMIEQIGTGGLSGRPLKDLGLSLCRRIAKLKDANQTIIGVGGIFSGQDAFDYIAAGATVVEIYTGLIYEGPTLPKQICEELSALLKSQGMSITEAIGSEGRIKA
- a CDS encoding MFS transporter, which produces MLVEERLSAPITHSGKDAASPREISAWVIYHFANSGFSAVVLTAVFNAFFVNVIAKGAGFDQGTSTLLWTLVIAVANLFVVASAPALGALADYSAAKKKILLVATIGGVIFTALLSLTAPGTVVLASGLLIAACLMCATAEDMIAAFLPEISTTEKMGRTSAYGCMASHLGCLLVLGLCLAYVSWAQSMGQTEAQFVPMTMIIVAAIYAVFSVPIFLWLKERAVEQHLPQGQSLWQHGFIRLKETMNHARHFQDLFRFLATLLVYSSGTATVVVLAAVYAQQVMGFKLNETIIMILLVNLTAAIGAFAFGFVQDKLGSKPTLAITLVLWCIAILMTFVTTDKTMFWVAANLIGVAMGSSYSVGRALVGQFSPPDRAGEFFGLWGLAMKTAAIIGPISYGLITYLSAGNHRMAIASTAAFFIIGLIMLTTVNERRGREAALTTK
- a CDS encoding protein kinase, whose amino-acid sequence is MPRILLVEDHDDLRAMMHERLLKEEYQVNVFDNGLDAFQCLQKTTFDLLILDWELPGMSGIDILKNFRDAGGTTPVLMLTGRKLMEDKEAGFDAGADDYLTKPFNPKEFSMRIKALIRRRQQPKGTLHFENGAIIAEKYQIISIIGEGGVGMVYKAHHKFLDKLVALKLLRPEYATDQVVVARFKREAQAVDSLKHPNIATVHDYGVLSDGRPFMVMDFIEGRTLYNLLVLNQRLEVRRAINIFVKVCDALSYAHDHGVIHRDLKPSNIMLSEENGEEIPKLLDFGIAKLLDTSQQLTRTGEFCGSPLYVSPEQCTSSKQDQRADIFSLGCVICETLTGEAPFHGETVMETIHKRLHERPPHLMDLNPEAHIPPLLNDIVRKTLELDPMNRYQSMDDLKTDLQSVLTSL
- a CDS encoding serine/threonine-protein kinase, which translates into the protein MESSIERELTKSCPTCGSDFPGINDTCPLDGTKLQLKDSLIGTTLAGRYKILSKIGRGGMSVVYKGQHLLMDRIVAIKMLHADLISDPVTISRFQQEAKAVSALTHPNVILVFDFGLSSQGLPYLVMDYLQGESLSDIVKQQKHLPVKRCVEIFTQACDALTHAHHKNIIHRDIKPANIMLTVDEDGHEIVKVVDFGIAKMLPRDGEEAVKLTQTGEIFGTPLYMSPEQILGRQLDVRSDIYSLGCVIYETLTGRPPCLGSNAVDTMNKHLVQEPPHFADALPEEYIPEAIEAVVWKALAKEPDKRYQTMAEFKEDLLIAGGPTDWKDSHGKAPTLRATGWQPPVSKKQLYAGIGAGVLAGILLIGWAMLSPQGPYQQSLASKRWQELTDESEKAVQEYDFNKAIRSTEQAVIEAKKLGITNEKLGDSLHDLGALYRLTENYKKAEKCLFDSQQIRERLNGPESPEVADCLDNLGAIYRKQGKFKQAEDFFTRSLTIKSKDGEPDDESAAVTLNSLGMLHSATGKYAQAKDEYSRALKIREATLGANNPATADILTNLGLLYQRQDKYIEAEAMYKKAISAYETQGPNDISLDEPLRDYADLLRKTSRFPEAEAVEKRLAQIENANRPQGK